The Erythrobacter sp. genome segment TTCCAAACCATGGCTTGCGTAATGAGATATGATTACATAGATAGCCTGCATGGCGCAGATGCTCCCCTGGATTCGCGGCAGGCTTGACCGCGCCGGCATACTGTTGTCGGCCCTGTGCGTATTGCATTGCATTGCCGGACTGGTGCTGGTGGCAGGGCTCGGCCTTGGCGCGGGGTTCCTGCTCGATCCGGTGGTGCACAAGGTCGGGCTGCTGCTGGCGACTCTGGTGGCCGGGGTAGCGATCGGCATTGGCGCGGTGCGACACC includes the following:
- a CDS encoding MerC domain-containing protein; the protein is MAQMLPWIRGRLDRAGILLSALCVLHCIAGLVLVAGLGLGAGFLLDPVVHKVGLLLATLVAGVAIGIGAVRHRRAGPFVVAMMGLSFMGGALAVGHGAEEVVLTVIGVGLVAAGHLLNLRHA